Below is a genomic region from candidate division KSB1 bacterium.
TGAAAAACCTGCCAAAGTTGAGATGGCGGCTGAGGTCGCTGCTCCACCAGTGACGATTAAACGAGAAAAAGTTTTAGAAGAAATACCAGTAGCGCCCAGACGAGTGTTGGCCACGCCGCACACTCGGCATCTGGCAAGGGAACTGGGGGTGGACATCACTACGGTAAAAGGAACGGGACCGAACGGGCGCATTACCGATGACGATGTACGACGAGCCGTGAAAGAGGCGCCTGCTCCACCTCCAAAAATTCCTCGTGCTGCGGCCGTGAGCCATGAGCCATCGACGTTGGGATTCGATTTCGAGAAATATGGCCCGACCCGCCGAGAGCCGCTCAAGGGCGTCCGCAAGCGCATTGCCGAAGTAATGGTCCGATCGTTCTCGACCATCCCCCATGTCACCCATGCCGACGAGGCGGATGTGACCGATCTGCTTGAGGTGATCAAACGCCAGAAGCCGATCGCCGAGCAACGGGGCATCAAATTGACCATCACCGCTTTTATCACCAAAGCCGTGGTCTCGGCATTGCAGAGATTCCCCGAGGTGAATACCTCGCTGGATGAAGAGACGGGCGAGATCGTTTACAAAGATTATTACCATATCGGCATCGCTACCGATACGGAGCAGGGATTGATGGTGCCTGTTGTGAAAGATGCGGATAAAAAGAGCATCCTGCAAATCGCCAAAGATATTCAGGATCTGGCCGCCAAGGCCCGCAATCGAGAGATCGATTTGGAAGAATTGCGGGGCGGAACGTTCAGCATCACCAATCCAGGCAGTATCGGAGGCATCCACGCCACGCCGATCATCCAGCATCCGCAGGTGGCCATACTGGGCGTCCTGGCCGCTCGGAAAAAGCCCGTCGTCAAAGACGATCAGATCGTGATCCGAACCATGATGCCGCTGGTGGTCTCGTTCGATCATCGTTTGCTCGATGGAGCCACCATGGCCCGATTCATGAATCACATCATCGATCTGCTCTCGGATCCGATGAAAATGCTGGTGGATGTGGTGTAGATTTGGGACCATTATTTGATATAGATTAAATTCCAAAAATCAAAATATAAA
It encodes:
- a CDS encoding 2-oxo acid dehydrogenase subunit E2 — protein: MRYIFRLPDVGEGIHEAEIVSYEVQVGDLVKADQVIIKIETDKAVVTLPAPADGKVVEIPHKPGDTVSVGDPIIILETEKVVAEEVPEKVVEKPAKVEMAAEVAAPPVTIKREKVLEEIPVAPRRVLATPHTRHLARELGVDITTVKGTGPNGRITDDDVRRAVKEAPAPPPKIPRAAAVSHEPSTLGFDFEKYGPTRREPLKGVRKRIAEVMVRSFSTIPHVTHADEADVTDLLEVIKRQKPIAEQRGIKLTITAFITKAVVSALQRFPEVNTSLDEETGEIVYKDYYHIGIATDTEQGLMVPVVKDADKKSILQIAKDIQDLAAKARNREIDLEELRGGTFSITNPGSIGGIHATPIIQHPQVAILGVLAARKKPVVKDDQIVIRTMMPLVVSFDHRLLDGATMARFMNHIIDLLSDPMKMLVDVV